Proteins encoded within one genomic window of Polypterus senegalus isolate Bchr_013 chromosome 6, ASM1683550v1, whole genome shotgun sequence:
- the c6h2orf76 gene encoding UPF0538 protein C2orf76 homolog isoform X3, whose protein sequence is MTTEKAIVTVRLVRSFEHCNFRPVVFRNVELNQTVKEFIAFVKSEILSASGLPPPFKKFEYDTMKIIHQPHGAKTNELIMSLEDDDKLLLKENDTLKSAGIGNETDLAFFRKEDYEKFKANPKTVF, encoded by the exons ATGACAACTGAAAAAGCCATCGTCACTGTACGCCTCGTGCGCTCCTTTGAGCACTGCAATTTCAGACCGGTGGTTTTCCGAAATGTGGAGCTGAACCAGACCGTCAAAGAGTTCATTGCCTTTGTGAAATCAG AGATTTTGTCAGCATCGGGGCTTCCTCCTCCATTCAAGAAATTTGAGTATG acaCCATGAAGATCATCCATCAGCCACATGGAGCCAAA ACTAATGAGTTGATAATGAGTTTGGAAGATGATGATAAACTTCTTCTAAAAGAAAATGATACCTTGAAATCTGCTGGAATTG GAAATGAAACAGATCTCGCATTTTTCCGCAAAGAGGACTAtgagaaattcaaagcaaacccCAAAACGgttttttga
- the c6h2orf76 gene encoding UPF0538 protein C2orf76 homolog isoform X2, with amino-acid sequence MALEVLLLTGSFHQMTTEKAIVTVRLVRSFEHCNFRPVVFRNVELNQTVKEFIAFVKSEILSASGLPPPFKKFEYDTMKIIHQPHGAKTNELIMSLEDDDKLLLKENDTLKSAGIGNETDLAFFRKEDYEKFKANPKTVF; translated from the exons ATGGCATTGGAAGTTTTATTATTAACCG gaAGTTTCCACCAAATGACAACTGAAAAAGCCATCGTCACTGTACGCCTCGTGCGCTCCTTTGAGCACTGCAATTTCAGACCGGTGGTTTTCCGAAATGTGGAGCTGAACCAGACCGTCAAAGAGTTCATTGCCTTTGTGAAATCAG AGATTTTGTCAGCATCGGGGCTTCCTCCTCCATTCAAGAAATTTGAGTATG acaCCATGAAGATCATCCATCAGCCACATGGAGCCAAA ACTAATGAGTTGATAATGAGTTTGGAAGATGATGATAAACTTCTTCTAAAAGAAAATGATACCTTGAAATCTGCTGGAATTG GAAATGAAACAGATCTCGCATTTTTCCGCAAAGAGGACTAtgagaaattcaaagcaaacccCAAAACGgttttttga
- the c6h2orf76 gene encoding UPF0538 protein C2orf76 homolog isoform X1: MNTMMLAAPANVQRSGNIQTHRPTSTFQAGVILFPNIPLTVVSGSFHQMTTEKAIVTVRLVRSFEHCNFRPVVFRNVELNQTVKEFIAFVKSEILSASGLPPPFKKFEYDTMKIIHQPHGAKTNELIMSLEDDDKLLLKENDTLKSAGIGNETDLAFFRKEDYEKFKANPKTVF, from the exons ATGAACACCATGATGCTGGCTGCGCCGGCAAACGTCCAACGAAGCGGCAATATTCAGACCCACAGACCCACCTCGACGTTTCAAGCGGGGGTGATTCTCTTTCCCAACATTCCACTTACAGTGGTTTCAG gaAGTTTCCACCAAATGACAACTGAAAAAGCCATCGTCACTGTACGCCTCGTGCGCTCCTTTGAGCACTGCAATTTCAGACCGGTGGTTTTCCGAAATGTGGAGCTGAACCAGACCGTCAAAGAGTTCATTGCCTTTGTGAAATCAG AGATTTTGTCAGCATCGGGGCTTCCTCCTCCATTCAAGAAATTTGAGTATG acaCCATGAAGATCATCCATCAGCCACATGGAGCCAAA ACTAATGAGTTGATAATGAGTTTGGAAGATGATGATAAACTTCTTCTAAAAGAAAATGATACCTTGAAATCTGCTGGAATTG GAAATGAAACAGATCTCGCATTTTTCCGCAAAGAGGACTAtgagaaattcaaagcaaacccCAAAACGgttttttga